A stretch of the Desulforamulus ferrireducens genome encodes the following:
- the map gene encoding type I methionyl aminopeptidase, whose amino-acid sequence MIILKSPKEISIMRDAGKIVAECHALIAEKIKPGINTLMLDQMVEKLIRQRGAVPSFKGHHGFPATICVAVNDVICHGFPSSTKLRDGDVVTIDIGAHYKGYHADSAWSYAVGHVSPEITKLMEVTKECLFKGIEQARPGNRVGDIGHAIQQYAESFGYGVIREFCGHGIGQSLWEEPQIPHYGRKNRGLSLKTGMTIAIEPMITNGGWRSKLDQDGWTARTIDGSICVQYEHTIAITEAEPVILTTLD is encoded by the coding sequence TTGATTATTTTAAAATCACCCAAAGAAATATCCATCATGCGTGATGCTGGAAAAATAGTTGCCGAGTGCCATGCACTAATTGCAGAAAAAATAAAACCCGGTATCAATACCTTGATGTTAGATCAGATGGTTGAGAAACTTATCCGCCAAAGGGGGGCGGTGCCTAGTTTTAAAGGGCATCATGGTTTTCCGGCAACAATCTGTGTAGCAGTAAATGACGTGATATGTCATGGATTTCCCAGTTCAACAAAACTAAGGGATGGAGATGTTGTTACCATAGATATAGGTGCTCACTATAAGGGTTACCATGCAGATTCCGCCTGGAGTTATGCCGTGGGCCATGTTTCCCCGGAGATTACCAAGTTGATGGAGGTAACCAAAGAGTGTCTATTTAAAGGTATAGAGCAGGCACGTCCCGGCAATCGAGTAGGGGATATCGGCCATGCCATACAACAATATGCAGAGAGCTTTGGCTATGGCGTCATCAGAGAATTTTGTGGCCATGGTATAGGCCAAAGTCTTTGGGAGGAGCCACAAATTCCCCACTATGGCAGAAAAAATAGAGGGTTATCGTTAAAGACTGGTATGACTATCGCTATTGAACCAATGATTACAAACGGAGGCTGGCGCTCTAAATTAGATCAGGATGGTTGGACTGCCCGAACGATTGATGGCTCAATCTGTGTTCAGTATGAACACACAATTGCCATAACTGAAGCTGAACCTGTCATACTAACCACACTGGATTAA